The genomic region ATGCGTGGTGGCGCCCAGCGGAAAGCCAACCACGGTACATACTTTGACCGCACTCTTGCCCAAAAGGCGCACCGCCAGACTGACATTGGCCGGATTGACACAAACGGAAGCAAAACCGTACTCCTTGGCTTCGGCGCACAAGCGCTCAACATCATTATAGGTGGCTTCCGGTTTTAAGAGCGTATGGTCGATGATTCCGGCCAAAGCAGCAGGATCGCTTAGCGAAATTACTTCGCTGATCTCGCCGGTCCGGTCAGCCTGCCGGAAACCTTCTTCCCCCAGTTCCACCGTTAACTCCCGTTCAATCTTGGCAATTAACTCTTCCATCCCACCACAAACCTCCGTTTATAAATTTTACCCTCTATGGTTTCTTGGCACGCCCGTTATTTCCTGCCGTCGTCCCATACCCTTCTCTCAATATTAACCAGCGCCGCCGGATAAAAAAAGAGAAAGGGAAAACCCTTTCTCTATACGAACTATCTCGCTAAACGCAGAAAATTCCGGTTTGCCGTGCTCCCGACACCGGCAGGCGCTCCGCATAACCGGCACTTACATCTGTTTCGGTGCGGCCGGTTCGGAAATCTCGCCCAAAGTTTTCGCTATTTCAACCTCCGTCTTGGCCTGCGTTGCCAGATCTCCCAGGGAGACCATACCGACGAGGCGGTTGTTGTCAACCACCGGTAACCGCCGGATCTGTTGGTTCGACATTAACGTGGCCACCTGGTGAACATCGGTCTCCGGCGAAACCGTCACCACCCGCTGGGTCATTACCTCGCGGATCGGTGTCGTCGCCAAATCTTTACCAGTGGCTACGCTCCGTACCACAATGTCCCGGTCGGTCACAATCCCGACCAGATCCGGCCCGTCGCAAACCGGAAGCGAACCAATATCGTGTTTCTGCATTAAACGGGCTGCTTCGACCACCGTCGTCTCCGGACTAACCGTCGCCACTTCATCGGTCATAATGTCTTTAATTTTCAGCAGCATCAACCCCCTTTACCTTAGCTTGCCCGCTGAACGTTAATTAATACATGGGGCATCGGTAGGCGATGTCTGCTGTTAAAGCCAAAGGCTCTTTTCCGCCGGCTTTTGGCACTCACGCCAACTCTTCCGCGATCACATCGGTAATCCCGTCCACGATCTTCCGGATCTCCTCCTCATCCGGGCCTTCCACCATCACCCGGATTAAGGGTTCCGTCCCGGAAGCCCGGACAAAGATCCGGCCTTTCTCCCCCAATTGCTGTTGGAATTGGGCGATTACCTCATTGATCCGCTCGTTTTTCTTCCACTCGTCTTTCCTGGTTACGGGTACATTCTGTAAAACCTGGGGGAACTTCCGGACCTTCTTTTTCAGCTCGGAAGCAGGCTGCCCGGACCGGAGGAAGGCGTTCATCAACTGTAAAGAGGTGAGAATCCCGTCACCGGTACTGTTATGCTCCAGAAAAATTATATGTCCGGACTGTTCGCCGCCTAAAACCAGACCCTTTTCCAACATGGCGGATAAGACTTTCCGGTCGCCGTTCTCGGTCACCACCACGTCACCGCCCGCTTCCCGGAAGGACTCAAGCAAGCCCAGATTGCTGTAAACCGTAACCGCAATCGTCTTTTCGGGCAAACGCCCGTCGGCCAAAAGTTGAAAACCGCAGATCCCCATGATCTGGTCTCCGTCAATCAACTCTCCCTTTTCATCGACCGCAATCACCCGGTCCCCATCGCCGTCGTAGGCGAAGCCGATCTGGGCACCCTGCCGGACCACTTCCTCCTGCAAAATGCTGGGATGGGTCGAACCGCACCGGACATTAATCCGCGACCCGTCGTCCTCCGCATGAAGGGCAATGACCTTGGCACCGAGTTCCGTGAAGACTTGGGGTGCGGTATTGTAGGTGGCGCCAAACGCACAGTCAAGGACGACGGTTAAACCCGCAAAACTCCGCCCGGCGGTGGCCACCAGAAACTTCACATACTCATCCACCGCCGCGGTCCGCCGTAAAACCCGTCCGACCTCCAATCCAACCGGACGTGGAATCTCTTTCCGCCGTTCCTCAGAGGTAAGAAAACTTTCAATCTCCTCTTCAAGATCATCATCGAGTTTATACCCGTGTTCAGCAAAGAACTTAATACCGTTGTCACCAACCGGGTTATGGGAGGCGGAGATCATCACCCCGGCATCCGCCTTCAACTGGCGGGTCAAATAAGCAACCCCGGGGGTCGGAAGTACACCCAACAGTTCAGCCTGGACTCCGGTGGAAGTAATCCCGGCCACTAACGCCGCTTCCAACATCTCCCCGGAGACCCGGGTATCCCGGCCAACCACCAGCCGGCCGTTCCCGGCGTTCCGCCCCTTTTTTTTCGCCAGGACATAGGCCCCCACCCGTCCCAGCTGAAAAGCCAGTTCCGGGGTGAGATCCTGGTTTGCCACACCACGTACCCCATCGGTCCCAAAAAATCGGCCCATTTTGCTCCTCCCTTGTTCTGCTTTGACTAAGGCGTGAAATACCTCAAAGAATAATGCTCTATTTTTAATGTTTATTCCTTACCTTTTCCCGTCTCCACTAATTTGGTCAACAATCTCCCGGCCGAAAGCCTCCGCCGCCGCCGGCCCGTTGCCGGTAATGATCCGGCCGTCCCTTTCCACACTTTGGCCGGTATAAACGGCGCCCCCCTGTTCCAATTCGGGAATTCCGTCGGGGTAGACCGTGGCCCGTTTTCCTTTCAACAGACCGGCCCGGGCCAGGATCACCGGGGCGATGCAAATCGCCGCCACCACTTTCCCGGCTTCGGCAAACTGGCGGGCCAAGGCATGGACCGCTGTATCCGCAAAATACTGGGACGCGCCGCCACCTCCAACAAAAACGATCGCTTCATAGTCATCAGGCTTGATCTCCCCCACCAGCAGGTCGGGCTTGACCTTGAGGCCTAATTTCCCGACGGCCTCCTCCGTGGTGGTGGAAGCAGTCACCACTTCGATCCCGGCCGCTAACAGAATATCCTTCGGCACCTGGTATTCTTCATCCCGGAACTGCTGCTTGGCAATGATAAAAACCGCTTTCTTTTTCATCACTGGTCCCTCCTTCCTTTTGATAATTTCAAGGAGCCTTTACCCCTTACGCCCCTTGCAAAACCGTCACGGCTTGCCAAAGCCGTTGCAACACTTTTTTCTTACCGAGAGCGGCTAAAAGTTCAAATAAACCCGGCGTTGCTGTCTGCCCGGTCACCGCCACCCGCACCGGCATAAAGATCTGTCCCGGTTTCAGTTGCAACTCTTCCGCCAGGGCCCGCAAGACGCGCTCCAGGTTTTCCTCACTAAAATCATCAATTTGGTTTAAAACGGCCCCAACCTTCCCTAAGATGTCGGCTATTTCTCCCGCCGTTCCTTTCTTCCCAACCAAAAGTTCCGGCGCCGGCGGGTCGATCTCCTCCCGCAGGAAATAACCGACGGCATTCGAAATCTCGGACAAAAGTTTAATCCGCTCCTGAACCAGCGGCATCAACCGGACTAAATAGGCAAACTGTTCCGGCGGGCAAGGATCCGGGAGTAACCCGTCCTTCTGTAAAAACGGGAGCGCCCGCTTGGCCAATTCTTCATGGGATAACTTCCGGATGTAAATCCCGTTATACCAGTCCAGTTTGTCGAGGGAAAAGTTCACCGGCGAAGTATTGAGCCGGTCAACCGAAAACGCCTCCACCGCCTGGTCCAAGGTGAACAGTTCCTGGTCCGTCGGGGGATGCCAGCCTAAAAGCAAGAGAAAATTGACGAGCGCCTCCGGCAGATAGCCCTTCTCGCGAAACTCCCTGACC from Capillibacterium thermochitinicola harbors:
- the glmM gene encoding phosphoglucosamine mutase — protein: MGRFFGTDGVRGVANQDLTPELAFQLGRVGAYVLAKKKGRNAGNGRLVVGRDTRVSGEMLEAALVAGITSTGVQAELLGVLPTPGVAYLTRQLKADAGVMISASHNPVGDNGIKFFAEHGYKLDDDLEEEIESFLTSEERRKEIPRPVGLEVGRVLRRTAAVDEYVKFLVATAGRSFAGLTVVLDCAFGATYNTAPQVFTELGAKVIALHAEDDGSRINVRCGSTHPSILQEEVVRQGAQIGFAYDGDGDRVIAVDEKGELIDGDQIMGICGFQLLADGRLPEKTIAVTVYSNLGLLESFREAGGDVVVTENGDRKVLSAMLEKGLVLGGEQSGHIIFLEHNSTGDGILTSLQLMNAFLRSGQPASELKKKVRKFPQVLQNVPVTRKDEWKKNERINEVIAQFQQQLGEKGRIFVRASGTEPLIRVMVEGPDEEEIRKIVDGITDVIAEELA
- a CDS encoding CBS domain-containing protein, whose product is MKIKDIMTDEVATVSPETTVVEAARLMQKHDIGSLPVCDGPDLVGIVTDRDIVVRSVATGKDLATTPIREVMTQRVVTVSPETDVHQVATLMSNQQIRRLPVVDNNRLVGMVSLGDLATQAKTEVEIAKTLGEISEPAAPKQM
- a CDS encoding DJ-1/PfpI family protein — protein: MKKKAVFIIAKQQFRDEEYQVPKDILLAAGIEVVTASTTTEEAVGKLGLKVKPDLLVGEIKPDDYEAIVFVGGGGASQYFADTAVHALARQFAEAGKVVAAICIAPVILARAGLLKGKRATVYPDGIPELEQGGAVYTGQSVERDGRIITGNGPAAAEAFGREIVDQISGDGKR